In Alosa alosa isolate M-15738 ecotype Scorff River chromosome 10, AALO_Geno_1.1, whole genome shotgun sequence, the genomic stretch TTAGAAAAAGTTAGAGACTAAAGGCCTCAGTGAGCAGATATGTgtttatatacttttttttttttttttttttttttttttgtgtgtttaacaATCTAAAACAATCTGATATTTTCCTTTACAATAGCTAATAAAAGCAATCAATCATTTAACATCTTTGAAATAAAACTAATACAAAATGTACTGTAGCTCTACTGCAATGGCAGTGTACATTAACCAAGTACTGAACTAATTGATAAATGAACTAATTATTAATGTAAAGTTGCATAAACATGAACAGGAAATAAAATACCTTAGAAATACACTTCTACATAAATCGATCATTCATCAGCATCATCCTCATTTGTAGTATGCTTGGTCGCATTTTCACAGTCACCAGCAAAGTATTTGCAAAAAGGAGTTACAGGGAATTCCATGTCTGTGACAAGTGCACCTGAGTGTTTTGCACGGGTTTTTACACACATTTTGTCAACTCTATCACAGCTCTAGGGCAGGGAGTGTAAGACATGTCACAGGAACATAAACTCCTTCTTGGAAAGTCCAACCATTTTCTTCAATCTGAGGAAGAACTGGACAGTTTGAAATGTAGGATTTATCACGATGGCAATGTAATTGGTACGAAGGATATGAGGCAACAAGGCAGCTTCTAGACGGAGATAACATTCTCCCTCCATGTTCCTGGTCGAAATAGCTCCCACCTCAGTTTTGGTAGAGTTGTGTGACCAGTTGACCTATAGACACTGCAGACAAACTGCTCTAGACCTCTGACTTGTTGGGGTTCACCATTGATGAGATTAGATGGCAATGGACCTTCACCAAGCTTCTTAAAGCAACTGATGAcaggatcatcatcatcatcaagtttgATGTAGGCATCAACCAAGGTCTTTTTGCTGACGCCCACAAATTTACCACCCCAGCACCAGAGAAATTGTGGAGACCGATTAGGCCTTGACATTTTTGATGTCCTATAATCTGCACTCTTTCTACCACATCAATTTCTCTATATTTTGTGCCCTTACCAGTAAGAAACTTGAGATGAGTGTGAGGTCCAAGGTGCTTACCAGCAACAAGATCAAGCAGAAGGATTAGGACATCAGTATCTGGTGACCAAACTCTAAAAACTTAACTTCACTCCATCCAGTCTCAGCTGAACACACCATTGCTTGATGAGCAATAAGTGTATCTGCCTCTTCAAAAGTTCCTTTAGAGACATTGTGAGTTTCATCTCCAGATGAATTTCAAACTCCCTTGATGTTGCTGCTCTCTTCTTGCGTGTTTTGCTTTTAAAGACTGGTCCAAGTAATAATAATTTTGTCTTCTTGTATCTTCTGTCTGTATCTTAGCAATGTGATTCTCAGCTTTGTGTCATTAGACAGAATTAAAACACCTATATCTTGTGTTGAAATAGTTATCTTTGACAAAAATtggcaagcagcaatgagggggccaaatAAAGTTGTGACTGCTGATGATTTAGTTTTCCTTTAaggaaaatccaaaatggccaaTTGTTTATAATGAGTGGGGAAAATTTAACcggactctcgccagatgaatttcattccgcttagctccgcctatcttcactcacatccatctgggacctcttccattgagagtgatttcagcacgagattgtatggtagagccaatcagggccTTAGggcggggagtttcatagatcaATACAGGCGTAGAAGGCGACTGAGATttttatcagcgtcacgggttggcttcgatgtgagtggtagaagtagcacgtcaatagatgactgacaagtggcttattcaattatatgcaagcattttttgattaggcccagccttctgaagcaacactccaatggatttgtcccagatggatgagtggagctaggcggaacgaaattcatctggcaagaGTCAGGTTAGGGAAAATTTGCAATGATCATCAATATAAGTATGAAGAGTATGACTAGCCATTGGAATTTTTTTGCTAACCCTACGTCATCATGATATACTGTAACCCCTAAACGCAGGTtcgcaaattatagcaccctcAGTGGCCGAATTACACCAAATGTGTTGTGTACCCTTGGGAGGGGGTCAGTTGTCATGTGACCAAGTTTCGTTAACATACATCAAAGTGTTCACAAAATATGAGCTCACTTACTGTTTGGCGACTTTGCCCCATTGGATTTGCCTTTATTACTGCAAAAAATGAGTCATAACAACTTCTGATCACAATGAAACTGTCATAAATGGACTCAGCATCCTCAATAACCCCTAAATTGACACCAAGATTGTGTGGTCAGTATCCTGGCCAAGGTGACAAAGAACCCCCCAGAGTGGGGGGGGGCAAAACGGGGTCAGAAAATTTGCACCCCGTCATTTTTCAACAGTAGGACCCCAAATaaagcaaataaaacaaaaatatcaattttagcaaaaaaatcCTACGGAAATACAATTCGTACCCCACtaattctcactgaggcagactgggcttcagctggagcctacggagctatttttcgaaggtaaggaaggtagcctacattgctgaagttgcagtgaatcacaatcatctacactgaagttacaaaaacaccactttgtaagctattgtctctttgatccggatcaataagtaaaggacccacttccttcatttagcgaattcccaATTAATGCACAttactgatgctgtttactagttagcccacaaactcgggtgctgcgcgtcgggagttctctacctccgcctcgttcgttaatggtgaataacgggacacctcggcggacatagtacagacaagtcctaaattatgcaatagcgaacgtcaaaaagtctaattGTTCCTTTTTCAAACGGACTGCCAGAAAAGATTACATGCACCAAAGGCCaaccgtaatttaatccgacctgaacaaaatcgcgtcatgagctggctattaacgtgccttttaggctctcaaaagtgtatcttatagcctacacatggacacaaattgcatgcttaaatagcctaagaactattttaaaactgttttgttaaactattcaaccgtaacacttgccatcacgcatgcacctcttcctctccctctctcgtgcattcacacacacgatggcaaagcatcctctttgtgacaggtcccttaacaagcacatagcccattgtgcaggcctactctatgaaaataattgccatcactcagctcttggattaacatgatacacaggatttacacttgcaaagtgatgcaagttgatagacaattgtgtatcaaaagaagaaagaaaagttatttttaattacatttttgcagcatatagcctttactatctacccccctttttgacaactgacatatcgttatcggcctcctgttttggtaataattgatatcggtatcggccctgaaaaaaaacatatcggtTGATCCCTAGTTTACGACTGATCAACAGTTTAGTTACAGTGCCGTTGGTGTTGGTCTGCAACATGGCTATGTCAGTCTATAAATCTTCACCCACTTCCTAAAATTTTTTCCCACCTGCTAATACATTTTCCCATTTTATTCACTAATTTGTTGAACTTTACGTGGTTTAATATGTGACAATATTATACAATGAAATAGGGTACGTACATGCATCATGCAACTGTAAcggacattttctttttttttatgtaaaaaaGTATTGATGACTTTTGGCAGCAGCTGTCTAACGGAGTTCCAACAGCTGTGCAACAAATCACAAATTTTCACTGGTATACAAtagactccaatgtgagggtgcaatTGTGGCCAAAAATGCTCCACCCTGGGAATAAGATTCTGTTTCACACCGGTTATGTGCCAGAGCACTCGTTTAACCACATTCACTGCCATTGGAATCCACATTCCAAAACAGAGCATTAGGATTTTTTAAGGGATCTATGTAGTATTCAATGTTGGCAATGCTCGACTCCAAAAACTGAAGTTGGAATTGTTTTTCTGGAATGGAGAATtagtaaacaaataaaaacaaacttggTTCACCTCCAATTTCCAAGAGGCaaaaccagcagtgaaattaaatttaAGTGCATTAAACTCTAACCGAATCCTTACTGAAATACAGCAAAtacatctttcttgtaaaccAAGGTGTTAAGGCTTTAACATGCTTCTGTGTCAACTCCACAGCGTAGCTACGCCGTCACTCCTACGGTGTCGAGACCCTTTTATGGTTCTCCATCGGGTTGCTTTGCATTGCGGTCCATTTCACCGCCATAACGCTAGGGGGTGTGTGGCTTCGAAGTTCGGTGTcccctgtgtctgtgttgctCACCACcaaaaccatagactgtatgacCGAAACGGTACTCAGAATGGCAAAACCTATAGACGGTCGTGCTAAAAAattaatcttatttgtttggccttttcttgcttagattttgtaaGTATCGAGACAGTAAAATCCATTGACCTTGTTACTGTAACCAGCAAATAAGTCTGACGCTATTTGCAAGGTGTCTGCCAGACAGTTTAAGTTATGTTAGCAAGCAAACTTTAGCACAACTGCCCACAAAGTACTGCTTGCTGGCTAAGTGCTAATTTCAAAACGACATATACACATAGACACTTTACAAATGGATAACTCTGTcactgtaaccaaaatatgtcggagtttatttgcaaagcttttTTGGAGGTGCACGTCGAGCTATGGCGGAGGGTTGGAGGCGACGCAGAGGGGTCTGCGGGGTTACGCCCTCGattcgacgcagaagcataaaataGGCTTTACATGCAATTGCTTAATCCGTatcaaagaaaaacacacatccaGGTCTTAAAAGTGACGCCATCAGCGCAGCCATTGGCAGTGCCAACTGTCCTCTACTGTGTCATTGTGCAAAGCCCAGCCCAAAATCAGATAAGTGGTTGTGATAggttcctgggtttttggtgacGCAGAAGGATGCTCTAATGGGAGACTTGCAAGAGAGACCTGCAAAGCCGATTCAAGTGCTCAAACAGGTTCGGCCAGGCTAGAACAGCAGCCCAAGCCAGAACTAGCTAACAATTACTGTAAACAAGAAGTGAGGTGCACCATCAACTGGAAAACcaggaacaaaaaaataaacaaagatgCTACCCACACTAGCAGAGTTGCGAGAGCAACTCAGCAAATAGTCAAAATAGTAGCCAAATATCCTCCTGGAATATAAGTACTCAAGTACTCGCTCGTCTTCTCATGACCAAAATGCACATCCCTATTCTATAAAGAGGAGACTCAGCCTTCAGCATACCATGGCAAACAACACCAACGTGACAGAGGATGGCAGCCTTACCCTGGTCTTGGCAATCAGCTGCAGAGCTGGCAGGGACCgagtcctcctcttcctcctccagctcttCGTCCCTCTGCTTCTCTGGCGACGCCGAGGACTGGGCACGGGCCTGCTGGGCGTCCGACGAGCTCTCAGCCAGCGTGGGCCGGAGGGTCTCCACCACTGCCGTCTCATCCGCGTCGTCttcctcctcgtcttcctctTCTTCGTCGTCTTCCTCTGCTCCGTCCTCCCCGTCTTTCAGGAACTTCAGTCTCTTCACCTCGGgctgttcctcctcctccagaccctcgtcctcctctttCACGGCGTGCTTGTTCCTCGCCAAGCCTCGGCTTGGACCCAACACAGACGATTCActggggagggaggaagagagagagagagagagtgtgagtagagtgagtgtatgcatgcatgaatgagtAAATGTTTAATGACTCTAAGAGCGAGATCAAGCCTGTGGCCAATACCTGTGTGATTTGCTGTGTCCACCTGCCGTGTTGGGGTCTTTATTCTCTGTGCTGTCGGGAAGGCCATTGGTGGCTAGTGAGCTGGATAGGGGGACTTTCTGCCTGTTTAGAGGCCGCGGTGTCCCAGGACCATTGACTTTCCTGGGGGGAAAACACACAGAGGGAGTGGGAGGGGGCAAACAGGTGGACAGAAAGGAATGCAAAGCAGCAAAAGCAAGTAACAACGCACCATTGCTACGCATCCTAGAGAAAGAGaagcagggcttaaaattcatttttcaaaacagGGGGGAATACCCCCCTTCAGTGCTTCACATAGGGGGGATTAATACAgtttacattttacaaaccaAAATCACATTATCCTTATTACAGGCGTCAATGACAGAACAACGCTTAACATAGTGTTTACTTTtatgattttggttttgattttccAATAGGAGTGTCTGTGACAACACGTCACAATAATTTGATAAagtttgatcgctgttttgttAGGAAGCATCACATAATGAATGCGCacactagaaagtgaaagtagcctaacctaggcctacgATGCGCTCCGTTTCTGTAGCCGTCTGTGCACGTCCACAATCGATTACATTCCttaaatggagaacacatccatgttcccTCGCATCTCATGGCCACTCTATATAATCCTTCTGTGTTTCCTGACAGCTCCTGATCgcttttttgttttcctttcctgtcagTTAGCAGTGGATGTAAAAGCAccataatttgacttcagtgGTGACAAGTCTTGCTGCGAGAGAGAGCGCGCACCTGCAAAGttgttctgtgagtgtgtgtgtctctgcatggagTTACGTTCGATTCAAGTCAGAAGTTGGTCAGTCTGGTCCCACATTCACACCGCTCTATTATTAGATTAACATTATCAGACAGTGCTGTAAAATGTGTAGGGGGAATCTCTCATTAtaatggctagagttgcggggcTTGAATAAATGATGCGCTATACCCGCAATCCCAtgctgaaatttaggccctgagAAGTAAGGCAAAGTTTGACACTATCATACTTACCTCTCTGCAAATGCAGACGAATTGCCAGGCAACATCACACCATTCA encodes the following:
- the ppp4r2b gene encoding serine/threonine-protein phosphatase 4 regulatory subunit 2-B; amino-acid sequence: MEIDTLLEALKEFEKKGKKEVSPLLEQFLCHVAKSGETLVPWSQFKSYFIFKLEKVMDDFRDSAPEQRGPPNPNVECIPFDEMKARIMKIVDGYTGIPFTIQRLCELLTEPKRNYTGTEKFLRGVEKNVMVVSCVHPTSEKNGCSGVNRMNGVMLPGNSSAFAERKVNGPGTPRPLNRQKVPLSSSLATNGLPDSTENKDPNTAGGHSKSHSESSVLGPSRGLARNKHAVKEEDEGLEEEEQPEVKRLKFLKDGEDGAEEDDEEEEDEEEDDADETAVVETLRPTLAESSSDAQQARAQSSASPEKQRDEELEEEEEDSVPASSAADCQDQVIKANPMGQSRQTVSELIFCEHFDVC